ATGTACCATTCGATTGAGAAAGACAAGAAAGAATATCAAAGGAAAGTTGCTTTGATTTTTGAGGAGAATCTTGGCCACCCCATTCATTTTGAATAGCCATTTGAAGGCCTGGCCATTGAGATaagagctttgaaattccttcttgaAGAGGAGACAAAGACAACTTGGCTTTCACATTTCTATTATTTGTAGCAAGACATGCTTCATCTTTATTAGCATTAATAAAACCTTCCATCATTCATCTTATAATTAGTACTGCAAATGAAAGCTTTGTTACACCGCCAAAGAGATGTGGCAGGATGTATGAGAACTCTCACCCTTAACTAGAAGTTTCGGGTTCGAGTCCTGAGAATGAAGAAATTACCTGACCACTTTTTCCCTTTAATGGGCTTTACACGACGCGAACGTGAATTAGTCGAGTCAGTAGGTACAGAATATCAGATGATTATACTCCGAAAAAAGCTTTGCTCTCTCTCCTCCCAAAGAAGAAAGACGAATACCACATGGgcgcaatatatatatatatagagaaaaaCAAGAGCTGAAAGAAGCAAATATATACAAAGGGAATGAAATGGCGCAAGAAGTGGAGATCTAGAGATAACTTAGGAGAAATTGAATGGTGCGCAAATATATAAGTTTATTTCCCTATGATGTTATCAACAACTAGGATAACTCAAAAAACctaaaccaataattatttctaaagaaagatgaaaaaaaatagaaaaaaaaaaaacaagtagTGCCAAATGCTAAGCTCTTAGGAAAAATGTCTCATATACATGGTTTACAAGTGACTTTTAATATTTGTAGCATCATAGTATTGGGGGTCAGAAGGGGAGCCttgacgtaactggtaaagttattGCCATGTGACTacgaggtcacgggttcaagccgtggaaacggcgtcttgcaaaaatgcagggtaaggctgtctacaatagacccttgtgattCAATCCTTTTCCGGACACCGCGCataacgggagcttagtgcaccgtgCTGCCCTTTATGGTATTGGGGGTCAGCATGTACAAATTAACTAGCTCATTGATTAGGTATGAATTCCAGTAGCATATGATTGGAGTAGAGTTTAAATTCTACGCCCAATCAGTATCAAAAATATTTACGCAATCAGGTCACTGGTCACTTTAAATGATGATTGACGGTTACTGCATTTAATAGAAAAAGTTAACATCGAACGAATATATGGTTTATTTGCTTTCAAATTTCAAGAAGGGaaaaaaggagaggaaaaaacCTATTATCTTCAGCAGTATCATCTGAGTGATCTGACATGAAGCTAAAGATTCACTTACAATGCCATATTGTATCATGGTAAAACTAGGGCTGTCAAATTTGGCCCAAGCCCAAATGACCCGCCCAATCCGTCCAAGGTTGGGTTGGTTATTGACCCGTCCATTTATTGAACTTAATCTATCTTGACCCAACTCATCTCAATCCAATTAAAGTTGGGCtaatttttagcccaaattgatccaCGAGTAAGTTTGTCAAAATATCTgagaaataattttattttttgtttaatattttaaatatgaccataacaaaagcaaaaaatcctTATTTAGTAATTATACAGTTTATAAGAAAATAACATATATTAATTAAAGTTTAATAAGAGTTGGGCGGGTTGGATTATGACccgaattttaacccattttgaccTAACTCATCTTAGCTCAAGTAACTTTTGGGCGGGTCATCTATAGCTTAATTTCTACTGTTAGGTTATGATCAATGTAGTGAATTGTCAAGAGACGAAAAATGCATTGCATTAAGAGAATTGGTAGGTCAGAAAAACTTCTCGTAGAACCAAATAATGATGGACGTAAAGCTTATTTAGGAGCAAGAATATAGCTTGGTTTACGAGTAGACAGActgataataggcgaaatctaggtgatttagctattgtttatgcgtccgcttgattatattccaatgacatattatggttgattgatgaaaaataggctctaattatgatatgtatacattgcaggatgaggagcctatATGATGCTCTCAAGAggatattggaatgatttatgagcaagaacaaccctTCGGAGTTGAGTGCGCGCAAGGACGAGACGAAAAAGTGGACACAATCAAGCTCCAGGTGCGCGAAGAAACGCGCGAAGCCGCGCAGGAGTTCGCGCGTAAGAAAGGCCGAGGCAGAATCATGCGCGAAGAAACGCGCGAAATTATGCGCGAGCTCGCGCGTGTCCGGTCCGGAAAAacgttatttaggggtaaaattggaaatctggagagaaacccacttaacctatataaagtcaagctcgtCCAAGGTTAAAGGGGGAAGGTTTTCATAgtttagtgcaagaaatagagaggcaagaggcaaggaggagttttgaccatcaagttcttcttttcttctcttgtttttgctattttgtgatgaaattgaacttatttgtgatgaacactagtatgagtggctaagacccattgttctagggtcatgggtaaaacatgaatgttgttgtttgaagtttaattcgACAAAGTCgatttatcatattgggttgtttatttaattctgttcttaattattttgctgagtagctaacggtgaaatactatctacgaatctttagttgaactcgaaagt
This genomic stretch from Nicotiana sylvestris chromosome 9, ASM39365v2, whole genome shotgun sequence harbors:
- the LOC104249371 gene encoding uncharacterized protein isoform X3, with the protein product MMEGFINANKDEACLATNNRNVKAKLSLSPLQEGISKLLSQWPGLQMAIQNEWGGQDSPQKSKQLSFDILSCLSQSNAETIGVEDVENLIYERLLLSFNTDIDDGSIEEVAEQLMTLREEYVHGNHLYTTTK
- the LOC104249371 gene encoding uncharacterized protein isoform X4, whose translation is MMEGFINANKDEACLATNNRNVKAKLSLSPLQEGISKLLSQWPGLQMAIQNEWGGQDSPQKSKQLSFDILSCLSQSNETIGVEDVENLIYERLLLSFNTDIDDGSIEEVAEQLMTLREEYVHGNHLYTTTK
- the LOC104249371 gene encoding uncharacterized protein isoform X2; this encodes MMEGFINANKDEACLATNNRNVKAKLSLSPLQEGISKLLSQWPGLQMAIQNEWGGQDSPQKSKQLSFDILSCLSQSNETIGVEDVENLIYERLLLSFNTDIDDGSIEERRFYLSPSLPRTANPTEKVNSGILRQTPAYVSAAKAQETTP
- the LOC104249371 gene encoding uncharacterized protein isoform X1 translates to MMEGFINANKDEACLATNNRNVKAKLSLSPLQEGISKLLSQWPGLQMAIQNEWGGQDSPQKSKQLSFDILSCLSQSNAETIGVEDVENLIYERLLLSFNTDIDDGSIEERRFYLSPSLPRTANPTEKVNSGILRQTPAYVSAAKAQETTP
- the LOC104249371 gene encoding uncharacterized protein isoform X5, whose product is MMEGFINANKDEACLATNNRNVKAKLSLSPLQEGISKLLSQWPGLQMAIQNEWGGQDSPQKSKQLSFDILSCLSQSNAETIGVEDVENLIYERLLLSFNTDIDDGSIEEG